In Niallia sp. FSL W8-0635, one genomic interval encodes:
- the nagE gene encoding N-acetylglucosamine-specific PTS transporter subunit IIBC, translating to MKSYLQKLGRALMLPVAVLPAAALLMGIGYAIDPSGWGAGSPIASFLIKAGSSILDNIAILFAVGVALGLSKDKDGASAMSGLVAYLVVKTLLSPASVAMLQGINVEDVNLAFSKIENAFIGILAGAVAAALYNRFSKTQLPPAFAFFSGKRLIPILSAVSMLAISVILLFIWPAIFSGLVSFGEAISKIGAVGAGIYGFFNRLLIPTGLHHALNAVFWFDIAGINDINNFWSSNGEKGITGMYQAGFFPVMMFGLPAAALAMYHTAKTKRKKQVASLMLAAGIAAFVTGVTEPIEFAFMFAAPALYVVHALLTGISLFVAASFHWTAGFSFSGGLIDFVLSSQLPLANNPYMLIVQGLVFAVIYYTLFRFLITKFNFKTPGREDDELVNESLDQVAVTTDNKFAVMASEIYEGLGGDSNVTSVDNCVTRLRIEVKDMDAVNQQKIKSTGVPGINIVGKTSIQVIVGTNVQFVADEIEKIRKV from the coding sequence ATGAAATCATACTTACAAAAGCTCGGGCGTGCATTAATGCTGCCAGTAGCTGTTTTACCAGCAGCAGCGTTATTAATGGGGATTGGTTATGCCATTGATCCAAGTGGATGGGGCGCGGGGAGTCCGATTGCATCCTTTCTAATTAAAGCAGGATCTTCCATACTAGATAATATCGCAATCTTATTCGCAGTAGGGGTAGCATTAGGTTTGTCAAAGGATAAGGATGGCGCTTCTGCAATGAGTGGATTAGTTGCATACTTAGTGGTCAAAACATTATTATCCCCTGCCTCTGTAGCGATGTTACAAGGGATTAATGTGGAAGATGTGAATTTAGCTTTCTCTAAAATTGAAAATGCATTTATCGGAATCTTGGCAGGTGCTGTTGCGGCAGCACTATACAATCGCTTTAGCAAAACACAGCTTCCGCCTGCATTTGCCTTCTTTAGTGGGAAACGCCTAATTCCAATTCTTAGTGCCGTTTCGATGCTTGCCATTTCCGTTATCTTATTGTTTATTTGGCCAGCTATTTTTTCAGGACTTGTTTCTTTTGGGGAAGCAATCAGTAAAATTGGAGCAGTTGGAGCTGGTATATATGGATTCTTTAACCGTTTACTCATTCCAACGGGTTTACACCATGCTTTGAATGCAGTGTTCTGGTTTGACATTGCAGGGATAAATGACATAAATAATTTCTGGTCCAGCAATGGTGAAAAAGGAATTACTGGTATGTATCAGGCTGGATTCTTCCCAGTAATGATGTTTGGGCTTCCAGCAGCAGCTCTTGCAATGTATCATACAGCAAAAACGAAACGAAAAAAACAAGTGGCTTCTTTAATGCTTGCAGCAGGAATCGCTGCCTTTGTAACGGGGGTTACAGAACCAATTGAATTTGCATTTATGTTTGCAGCACCGGCACTATACGTTGTTCATGCTTTGTTAACGGGTATTTCGCTCTTTGTTGCAGCGAGCTTTCATTGGACAGCAGGCTTTAGCTTTAGTGGAGGATTAATTGATTTCGTATTAAGTTCTCAATTGCCATTAGCTAATAACCCATATATGCTAATTGTTCAAGGACTAGTATTTGCCGTTATCTACTATACATTATTCCGTTTTCTTATCACTAAATTTAATTTTAAAACACCAGGTAGAGAAGATGATGAGTTAGTTAATGAATCTTTAGATCAAGTGGCCGTTACAACGGATAATAAATTTGCAGTGATGGCTTCTGAAATTTATGAAGGTCTTGGCGGAGACAGTAATGTAACATCTGTTGATAATTGTGTTACACGTTTGCGAATTGAAGTAAAAGATATGGATGCGGTGAATCAACAGAAAATAAAATCTACTGGTGTACCAGGGATTAATATTGTTGGAAAAACAAGTATTCAAGTAATTGTTGGAACAAATGTTCAATTTGTTGCAGATGAAATTGAAAAGATTAGAAAAGTGTAA
- the nagA gene encoding N-acetylglucosamine-6-phosphate deacetylase, translated as MISEERQKLVLKNLCIYTEAGINPNGYVVVKDGKIETIGLMESFHEKDWSGARVIEFPKGMNLIPGFIDIHIHGANDADAMDGTLNSLETMANTLPMEGTTSFLATTMTQDVESIEKALSTIGQYIESADQTGKAEIIGIHLEGPFISEKRVGAQPIQSVKKPEVALFKKWRKLSNDQIKLVTMAPEEDENFELVRYLKSENIVPSMGHSDAVYEQVLTSIQAGVNHVTHLFNGMRGLHHRDPGVAGAALLHSELMAEMIVDGVHIHPEIVKLAFLQKGVNHIILITDSMRAKWLEDGISSLGGQKVIVKDGKALLENGSLAGSTLKMIDAINNMMNFTGCTLQDVVQMASYNPAKQIGVLDKKGSIAKGKDADLVVLDEKNQVMLTICNGQIVYSNGGVTA; from the coding sequence ATGATTTCAGAGGAACGACAGAAATTAGTTTTAAAAAACTTATGTATTTACACAGAAGCAGGGATTAATCCTAATGGATATGTGGTGGTGAAGGATGGAAAAATTGAAACGATTGGTTTAATGGAATCCTTTCATGAAAAAGACTGGAGTGGTGCTCGAGTAATAGAATTTCCTAAGGGGATGAATTTAATTCCAGGATTTATTGATATCCATATTCATGGAGCAAATGATGCGGATGCGATGGATGGGACGCTGAATTCCTTAGAAACGATGGCGAATACCTTGCCGATGGAAGGAACAACTAGCTTTTTAGCAACTACAATGACACAGGATGTAGAAAGTATTGAAAAGGCATTGTCTACTATTGGCCAGTATATCGAATCTGCTGATCAAACGGGAAAAGCGGAAATTATCGGAATTCACTTAGAAGGACCCTTTATCTCAGAAAAAAGAGTTGGGGCTCAACCAATTCAATCCGTTAAAAAGCCAGAGGTAGCATTATTTAAAAAATGGCGAAAATTATCAAATGATCAAATTAAACTTGTTACAATGGCACCTGAGGAAGATGAGAATTTCGAGCTTGTTCGTTATTTAAAGAGTGAAAATATTGTTCCATCCATGGGTCACTCAGATGCTGTATATGAACAAGTACTAACAAGTATTCAAGCTGGAGTAAATCATGTTACACATCTTTTTAATGGTATGAGAGGCTTGCATCATCGAGATCCAGGAGTGGCTGGTGCTGCATTGCTTCATTCTGAGTTGATGGCAGAAATGATTGTGGATGGCGTTCATATCCATCCAGAAATCGTGAAACTAGCTTTTTTACAAAAGGGTGTTAATCATATCATTTTAATTACTGACAGTATGCGCGCCAAATGGCTTGAGGATGGTATTTCATCACTGGGCGGTCAAAAGGTAATTGTTAAGGATGGGAAGGCATTATTGGAAAATGGTTCCCTTGCTGGCAGTACATTAAAAATGATTGATGCAATAAATAATATGATGAATTTTACAGGATGTACTTTACAGGATGTAGTACAAATGGCGTCCTATAATCCGGCCAAGCAAATAGGAGTGTTGGATAAAAAAGGTAGTATTGCAAAAGGAAAAGACGCAGATTTAGTCGTATTAGATGAGAAAAATCAAGTGATGCTTACAATTTGTAATGGACAAATTGTTTATTCGAATGGAGGAGTAACAGCATGA
- a CDS encoding glycosyltransferase family 2 protein: MKNISPFPKKHKYNYDLYQSDRYLNQPLISVITPVYNNEKTIKHTIESVLQQSIMPQIEYIIVDDGSKDQTRSILKSFVKEHPNIKLALLAKNSGTPAYPRNLGIELSSAPYLTFLDADDWFEKTGLEKLYSVLNETDDDYAVGKTIRVTSNKSAIVAEHESWKERRSIHPTSIPHIFHHLGPRARLMKSSIIKKNQIKFPEMKYAEDKQFFMEVLTNCKKISTTESIVYYLNRLDDNQESLTRRTNALNKMRCNRKVIHYFKQKEMDEEVKKMIFNRLYEFDCFNGFMNRYHTLRSEAAQTYKEKMDEFLKRKAYISTMKKMLRTTSSLDYEISDHFFHPYNKVCYQLFLQKRYKDIETLFKWMNLEKSKKHIVKDGIAYWVSPLSTPYNYIKVPMYAELVNCEYANGFFRFDIGIAGDYPEDMEQILFRDRNNMHKQFSFQLEPYEGALKRIMIPEAFFAPFGKSVYTIYLSYRDYHKMQLHIPNPKLRLKKQQTDNHHFYKTIHNHLALKVL, from the coding sequence ATGAAAAATATATCACCATTTCCAAAAAAACATAAATATAACTATGATTTATATCAAAGTGATCGCTATTTAAATCAGCCTCTTATTTCTGTTATTACACCCGTATATAATAATGAAAAAACGATCAAGCACACCATTGAATCGGTATTACAGCAATCTATTATGCCACAAATTGAGTATATAATCGTTGACGATGGTTCTAAAGATCAGACTCGTTCCATTTTAAAATCATTTGTTAAAGAACATCCAAATATTAAACTCGCCCTTCTTGCCAAAAATAGCGGGACCCCTGCCTATCCTAGAAATTTAGGAATCGAGCTTTCATCTGCCCCCTATTTAACTTTTTTAGATGCAGATGATTGGTTTGAGAAAACCGGTTTAGAAAAGCTTTATAGTGTTTTGAATGAAACCGACGATGATTATGCCGTCGGAAAGACAATTAGAGTTACATCTAATAAAAGCGCGATTGTAGCAGAACATGAATCATGGAAAGAAAGACGAAGTATACATCCAACAAGTATCCCACATATTTTTCATCATCTAGGACCTAGAGCAAGATTGATGAAATCTAGTATTATTAAAAAAAATCAAATTAAGTTTCCAGAGATGAAATATGCAGAGGATAAGCAGTTTTTCATGGAAGTCCTTACTAACTGCAAGAAAATTTCTACAACGGAGTCGATTGTCTATTATTTAAATCGCTTGGATGACAATCAAGAGTCTTTGACCAGAAGAACAAACGCTTTAAATAAAATGCGTTGCAATAGAAAAGTCATTCACTATTTTAAACAGAAAGAGATGGATGAAGAAGTAAAAAAAATGATTTTTAATCGGCTTTATGAATTTGATTGCTTTAATGGTTTTATGAATCGATATCATACACTAAGAAGTGAGGCTGCTCAAACTTATAAAGAAAAAATGGATGAATTTTTAAAAAGAAAAGCATATATTTCAACCATGAAAAAAATGTTACGGACGACTTCTTCCTTGGATTATGAAATCAGTGACCATTTTTTTCATCCCTATAATAAAGTTTGTTATCAATTATTTCTTCAAAAGCGCTATAAAGATATCGAAACATTATTTAAGTGGATGAATCTAGAAAAAAGTAAAAAGCATATTGTAAAAGATGGTATCGCTTATTGGGTTTCCCCTTTAAGCACACCGTATAACTATATTAAAGTGCCCATGTATGCAGAATTAGTAAATTGCGAATACGCTAACGGCTTCTTCCGGTTCGATATTGGCATAGCAGGTGATTATCCAGAAGACATGGAGCAGATACTTTTCCGGGATCGAAACAATATGCATAAACAGTTTTCCTTTCAGCTTGAACCATATGAGGGAGCTTTGAAAAGAATTATGATACCCGAAGCATTCTTTGCTCCTTTTGGGAAATCCGTTTACACTATTTATTTATCGTATCGAGACTATCACAAAATGCAGTTACATATTCCGAATCCAAAGCTTCGGTTAAAAAAACAGCAAACAGATAACCATCATTTTTATAAAACGATTCATAATCATTTGGCATTAAAGGTTCTTTGA
- the galT gene encoding UDP-glucose--hexose-1-phosphate uridylyltransferase yields MTTTIFHLVEQLLHYGLKSNLITSWDIDVVRNKILEILELDDFIPSEQNPVMETDLRIILDNILDWAAENSRLEENTITNRDLFDTKLMGSFVPLPSEINNRFEMLYKEKGPKQATSWFYDFSKKVDYIRTDRIAKNEEWLAETSYGELEITINLSKPEKDPKEIAAAKKLKQGSYPKCLLCKENAGYAGRVNHPARQNHRIVPVTLEGEQWFLQFSPYVYYNEHAICFSEQHEPMTISKRTFARLLDFVKQYPHYFIGSNADLPIVGGSILTHEHFQGGFHDFPMAKAEIETVFTLDRFPTIQAGTVKWPMSVLRLQGEDIQELVEASDCILKEWINYSDERVDIIAYTDGTRHNTITPIARMQNGLYEIDLVLRNNRTNEDHPFGIFHPHEEVHAIKHENIGLIEVMGLAVLPGRLKEEMSLLADKILYANFEESIKEEPTIIKHLNWAKAVKEKNPQITKENVHSILQMEIGIVFETILHHAGVFKRDDEGTKAFHRFIETLQKNTVKK; encoded by the coding sequence ATGACAACAACTATTTTTCATCTTGTAGAACAATTGCTTCATTATGGACTAAAATCAAACTTAATAACAAGCTGGGATATAGATGTCGTACGAAATAAAATACTTGAAATCTTAGAATTGGATGATTTTATCCCATCTGAACAGAATCCAGTAATGGAAACAGATTTGCGCATTATTTTAGACAATATTCTAGATTGGGCAGCAGAAAATAGCCGCTTAGAAGAAAATACGATTACGAACAGGGATTTATTTGACACAAAATTAATGGGATCCTTTGTCCCATTGCCATCTGAAATAAATAATAGGTTCGAAATGTTATACAAAGAAAAGGGACCAAAGCAAGCAACAAGTTGGTTTTATGATTTTTCGAAAAAGGTAGATTATATTCGAACCGATCGAATTGCCAAAAATGAAGAATGGTTGGCAGAAACAAGTTACGGGGAACTAGAGATTACGATTAATTTATCCAAACCAGAAAAAGATCCGAAAGAAATCGCTGCAGCGAAAAAACTAAAGCAGGGGTCTTATCCAAAATGTTTGCTATGCAAAGAGAATGCTGGTTATGCAGGAAGAGTCAATCATCCTGCTAGACAAAATCATCGTATTGTACCAGTAACATTAGAAGGGGAACAATGGTTTCTGCAATTTTCGCCATATGTTTATTATAATGAGCATGCCATATGCTTTTCCGAGCAGCATGAACCAATGACTATTTCCAAAAGGACATTTGCAAGATTATTAGACTTTGTTAAACAATATCCACATTATTTCATTGGTTCCAATGCAGACCTTCCAATTGTTGGGGGTTCGATTCTCACACATGAGCATTTTCAAGGGGGATTTCATGATTTTCCGATGGCAAAGGCTGAAATAGAAACAGTCTTTACCCTTGACCGTTTTCCCACTATACAAGCAGGAACCGTCAAATGGCCAATGTCTGTTCTTCGATTACAAGGAGAAGATATACAAGAATTAGTGGAAGCATCTGATTGTATTTTAAAGGAATGGATCAACTATAGTGATGAAAGGGTAGATATTATTGCGTACACAGATGGTACTCGCCATAATACAATTACCCCGATTGCCAGAATGCAAAATGGATTATATGAAATCGATTTAGTGTTGCGCAATAACCGCACAAATGAGGACCATCCATTCGGTATATTCCATCCACATGAAGAGGTCCATGCGATTAAACATGAGAATATCGGTCTTATTGAAGTGATGGGGTTAGCAGTGTTGCCAGGACGTTTAAAAGAAGAAATGAGCCTGCTTGCAGACAAAATTTTATATGCTAATTTTGAGGAAAGCATCAAGGAAGAACCTACCATCATAAAACATTTAAACTGGGCAAAAGCAGTAAAAGAGAAAAACCCACAGATTACAAAAGAAAATGTACACTCCATTTTACAAATGGAAATAGGAATTGTATTTGAAACTATTTTGCATCATGCAGGTGTATTTAAAAGGGATGACGAAGGTACAAAAGCCTTTCATCGATTTATAGAGACACTGCAAAAAAATACAGTGAAAAAATAA
- the murQ gene encoding N-acetylmuramic acid 6-phosphate etherase codes for MKNHRTTEKRNEKSLMLDEWSSIEIVQFMNQEDEGIAKAVKEALPTIALAVDGIVERWKQGGRIFVIGAGTSGRLGVVDAVELGPTFSIEHDRWTGILAGGYEAMWTSLEETEDDEQLIQTTLETYEFSARDVLIGVTASGSTPFVLAAIHFGKERNGLTIGISNNENTILSSICDYGIEAITGPEVIRGSTRLKAGTAQKMVLNMLSTASMVRLGKVYRNEMVDMKLINNKLVYRAVQTLMNATDISEAEATRILKENNDDLKVSIFRVLAGGTKEEALHYLREADGHIKQAMQQYFQKD; via the coding sequence ATGAAGAATCATAGAACGACAGAAAAGAGGAACGAAAAAAGCTTAATGTTAGATGAATGGAGTTCAATCGAAATTGTCCAGTTTATGAACCAAGAGGATGAAGGAATTGCGAAGGCAGTCAAAGAAGCTTTGCCAACGATTGCTTTAGCCGTTGACGGAATTGTAGAACGGTGGAAACAAGGGGGGAGAATCTTTGTTATTGGAGCAGGTACTAGTGGGAGATTAGGGGTAGTGGATGCTGTGGAGCTTGGTCCCACTTTTTCCATTGAGCACGATCGCTGGACTGGTATCTTAGCAGGTGGATATGAGGCAATGTGGACTTCTTTGGAAGAGACAGAAGATGACGAACAGCTTATACAAACAACCTTGGAAACTTATGAGTTTTCAGCAAGAGATGTATTAATAGGCGTGACGGCTAGTGGATCAACCCCGTTTGTCCTTGCAGCCATTCATTTTGGAAAAGAAAGAAATGGACTGACAATCGGGATAAGCAATAATGAAAACACCATCCTTTCCTCTATTTGTGACTATGGAATTGAAGCGATAACTGGCCCAGAAGTTATTAGAGGATCTACACGCTTAAAAGCAGGAACCGCTCAAAAAATGGTGTTGAATATGCTATCAACCGCATCGATGGTGAGATTGGGAAAGGTCTACCGTAATGAAATGGTTGATATGAAATTAATTAATAATAAGCTTGTGTATCGGGCTGTACAGACATTGATGAATGCAACAGATATTAGTGAGGCAGAAGCAACGCGAATACTAAAAGAAAATAATGACGATTTAAAAGTATCCATATTTCGTGTGCTAGCAGGAGGAACAAAGGAGGAAGCACTTCATTATCTTCGTGAGGCAGACGGCCATATAAAGCAAGCAATGCAACAATATTTTCAAAAAGACTAG
- a CDS encoding GntR family transcriptional regulator translates to MIIKDSHIPIYYQLEMEIKEIIKNLQPGDPISSEREFSEKYGISRMTVRQAINNLVAEGVLVRQRGKGTFVATPKVEQELSGLTSFSEDMRSRGLTPQTKILDFKTIPCPRGIASKLQIEEGDTVYEFSRLRIADDIPMALETSYLPTTVIKDLQEETLHGSIYEYVEQTLYLKISHATQTIESTLSQKNESTPLGIKEGAPVLLMERYSYLENGTPFEYVKSIYRGDRYKFVIDMKRSQS, encoded by the coding sequence TTGATCATAAAAGATTCGCATATTCCCATTTACTATCAATTAGAGATGGAGATAAAAGAAATCATTAAAAATCTACAACCGGGAGATCCGATTAGTTCAGAACGGGAATTTTCTGAAAAATATGGTATCAGCAGGATGACGGTGCGTCAAGCAATTAATAATTTAGTGGCAGAGGGGGTTCTTGTTCGGCAACGGGGAAAGGGAACCTTTGTTGCTACCCCTAAAGTAGAGCAGGAGCTTTCTGGACTAACTAGCTTCTCAGAAGACATGCGATCAAGGGGGTTAACACCGCAAACGAAAATTTTAGATTTTAAGACGATTCCATGTCCAAGGGGGATAGCCTCTAAGCTACAGATAGAGGAGGGAGATACGGTGTATGAGTTTAGCCGATTACGAATAGCAGACGATATTCCAATGGCGCTTGAAACGTCGTATTTACCGACTACAGTGATTAAAGATCTTCAGGAAGAGACTTTACATGGCTCTATTTATGAATATGTTGAACAGACTTTATATTTAAAAATTAGTCATGCGACACAAACGATAGAGTCGACTTTATCTCAAAAAAACGAAAGCACACCTCTTGGCATAAAAGAAGGTGCTCCTGTATTACTAATGGAACGATACAGTTATTTAGAAAATGGTACTCCATTTGAATATGTTAAATCGATTTATCGAGGAGATCGCTATAAATTTGTCATTGATATGAAGAGGTCACAATCATGA
- the nagB gene encoding glucosamine-6-phosphate deaminase, whose amino-acid sequence MKLIEVQSYDEMSKVAAEIMIEQIKTKPNSVLGLATGGTPIGTYQNLIKDFTKNKTSYEKVMTVNLDEYIGLEKDNPQSYSYYMKEQLFNHINIPENQTYLPSAKSVEEEEAGRNYEKLIDSLGGIDLQILGIGENGHIGFNEPGTSFSSPTSIVKLAESTREANARYFTKMEEVPTHAISMGISTIMKSRKIILLVSGVKKAPILNQLFHTDVKEDLPASILKKHPDVTIIADQEALSILKESKGSVYS is encoded by the coding sequence ATGAAATTAATCGAAGTACAAAGCTATGATGAAATGAGTAAAGTAGCAGCAGAAATAATGATTGAGCAAATTAAAACGAAACCAAACAGTGTTCTAGGACTAGCAACTGGAGGAACACCGATAGGAACATACCAGAATTTAATTAAGGATTTCACCAAAAATAAAACGTCATACGAAAAAGTTATGACTGTCAATTTAGATGAATACATTGGTTTAGAAAAGGACAATCCACAAAGCTATAGCTACTATATGAAAGAGCAGTTATTTAACCATATTAACATCCCAGAAAATCAAACGTATTTACCATCTGCTAAAAGTGTGGAAGAAGAAGAGGCAGGAAGAAATTATGAAAAGCTTATTGATTCCTTAGGTGGAATAGATTTGCAAATTTTAGGGATAGGGGAAAATGGGCATATCGGTTTTAATGAACCAGGTACTTCATTTTCTTCTCCTACAAGTATTGTAAAACTGGCTGAATCAACGCGAGAGGCAAATGCTCGATATTTTACGAAGATGGAGGAGGTGCCAACACACGCTATCTCTATGGGGATATCTACGATCATGAAAAGTCGAAAAATCATCTTACTTGTTTCCGGAGTGAAAAAAGCTCCGATACTAAATCAGTTATTTCATACAGATGTAAAGGAGGATCTACCTGCATCTATTCTAAAAAAACATCCAGATGTTACGATTATAGCTGATCAGGAAGCACTTTCGATTTTAAAAGAAAGTAAAGGGAGTGTGTATAGTTGA
- a CDS encoding LacI family DNA-binding transcriptional regulator produces MTTIGDIAKLAGVAKSTVSRYLNDGSVSEATKRKIQHIIKETGYMPNAFAQSLKAKKTNIIGTIVPRLDSYASSRTLIGIDEELKTMNYQMLISHSNLDLEREIENIHSLVRQKVAGIILLATEITEHHLAIIKQVGIPVLIVGQQHKEIPSLIHNDYEAAYEVGKYVISQGHKKIAFLGVNEKNVAIGIERKDGFKKSIEDGEGMDVRFFETNRNSSESFSIVSEIMDTFSPSIIVCATDNLAIKTMKAVYSRGVSIPNDLSITGFGGYEMTEMIHPGITTAKFFYKDAGNLAARKMLSLIRGEDTPMKTVSGFEIIYRESVRKI; encoded by the coding sequence GTGACAACGATTGGTGATATTGCAAAACTTGCAGGTGTAGCGAAGAGTACAGTTTCTCGTTATTTAAATGATGGTTCTGTAAGTGAGGCAACAAAACGAAAAATACAACATATTATTAAGGAAACGGGCTATATGCCTAATGCATTCGCCCAAAGCTTAAAGGCAAAGAAAACAAATATCATTGGGACTATTGTTCCTCGACTAGATTCATATGCTTCCTCACGAACATTAATTGGTATAGATGAAGAATTAAAGACTATGAATTATCAAATGTTAATTTCCCATTCCAATCTTGACTTAGAACGGGAAATTGAAAATATCCACTCTTTAGTTAGACAGAAGGTAGCAGGAATTATTTTATTAGCGACGGAAATAACGGAACATCACTTAGCAATTATAAAGCAGGTAGGTATTCCAGTGCTAATAGTAGGACAGCAGCATAAGGAGATTCCTAGTTTAATTCATAATGATTACGAAGCAGCCTATGAAGTAGGGAAATATGTTATATCTCAAGGACATAAAAAAATTGCTTTCCTTGGAGTTAATGAAAAAAATGTTGCGATTGGAATCGAAAGAAAAGACGGCTTTAAAAAAAGTATAGAGGATGGTGAAGGGATGGATGTAAGATTTTTTGAAACAAATCGAAATAGTTCAGAGTCGTTTTCTATTGTTTCAGAAATAATGGATACATTCAGTCCGAGTATAATTGTTTGTGCAACAGATAATCTTGCAATCAAAACAATGAAAGCGGTTTATTCAAGGGGCGTTTCGATTCCGAATGATCTTTCAATTACTGGTTTTGGTGGATATGAAATGACGGAAATGATTCACCCCGGTATAACAACGGCTAAGTTTTTTTATAAAGATGCTGGTAATCTTGCAGCTAGAAAGATGCTTAGTCTTATAAGAGGTGAGGATACTCCGATGAAAACTGTATCAGGATTTGAAATTATTTATCGGGAAAGTGTTAGAAAGATTTAG